One window of Vibrio atlanticus genomic DNA carries:
- a CDS encoding sensor domain-containing diguanylate cyclase, whose protein sequence is MHVKAFAKQISATRDHRLLAESLFDYLIKMLGPQGVGIFAEPIPESDSLPLFSCGELTSLDHYPSTFWPWVSQFDTADGVLPMSLNTCKWEHSKALGGESFIMMLDNAPACRTYLIIQNCIAEKVNQTFDQGLDGLQLAAARWQCIRAEKNAAIEIKHRDTREAQYLDEIKLRELFVDNMKLVHQVALELSNPESLDALYKASVEAVRDRLGFDRAIFMLLDMKKRCFSGTYGTDELGKTNSEHHTQYDLHQLESEYIEALSDNHTNLVVIEHAPLYTEGKVVGQGWNGMLILREGDKPVGWIAMDNYIHRSPITNYQKQMLESFGSLLSQIYIRKRQELNIRMLHSSMVELSRCDSVSAVCKSAVSFAIQHLGIDRLAVFLTDKNCSYMQGTWGTDIKGDIVDESYYRSELVERDIVSAARTYPNQVAFEESVPIYHDYNIVGVGWTAMTMLTTNTGVPIAFIAADNLLTRSPLTSQLREVIRIFASSLAEVLQRTMAQEEIKKLNETLEQEVSKRTQELENANEQLDVISKLDPLTRLGNRRMLSQVLDDLNCEEQGAFATQNEVTFGLILVDLDHFGLYNSVYGHTEGDVALRAIGKILSTHVYGDQETFCRIGGEEFMLLMIGTNHTTTKQRAESIRQSIEDAKILHCKSSTSQYLTASVGYASITSDQRQFDFDLLYGKADKALYKAKDSGRNRIVSAMKRRKVAATLT, encoded by the coding sequence GTGCATGTTAAAGCCTTTGCAAAACAGATATCTGCTACGCGTGATCACCGTTTATTGGCTGAGTCTCTGTTTGACTACCTGATTAAAATGCTTGGCCCCCAAGGGGTCGGAATATTTGCAGAGCCAATACCAGAAAGTGACTCGTTACCGTTGTTTTCCTGCGGTGAATTAACTTCTCTTGATCATTACCCTTCAACATTTTGGCCATGGGTTTCACAGTTCGACACTGCAGACGGTGTGTTACCGATGTCGCTCAATACGTGCAAGTGGGAGCACAGTAAAGCGCTTGGTGGAGAGTCGTTCATCATGATGCTCGACAACGCACCAGCCTGTAGAACTTATTTAATTATTCAAAATTGCATCGCAGAAAAAGTTAATCAAACCTTTGACCAAGGGCTGGATGGCCTTCAATTAGCGGCAGCTCGCTGGCAGTGTATTCGCGCAGAAAAAAATGCAGCTATCGAGATTAAGCATAGGGATACACGTGAAGCGCAATATCTTGATGAAATTAAGCTTCGAGAGTTGTTTGTAGATAATATGAAATTGGTTCATCAGGTGGCGTTAGAGCTCTCGAACCCTGAATCATTGGATGCACTCTACAAAGCATCGGTAGAGGCGGTACGCGATAGACTTGGTTTTGATCGCGCTATATTTATGTTGCTTGATATGAAAAAGCGTTGCTTTAGTGGCACCTACGGCACCGATGAACTAGGAAAAACCAACAGCGAACATCACACTCAATATGACCTGCATCAGCTTGAATCGGAATATATCGAGGCATTGTCTGACAACCACACTAACTTGGTCGTTATTGAACATGCTCCACTCTACACTGAAGGTAAGGTTGTAGGGCAAGGGTGGAATGGCATGCTTATTTTGCGTGAAGGGGATAAACCCGTAGGTTGGATTGCCATGGACAACTACATTCACCGCTCGCCAATCACCAATTACCAAAAGCAGATGCTTGAATCGTTCGGCTCTCTGCTGTCTCAGATATACATTCGTAAACGCCAAGAACTGAACATCCGAATGCTGCATTCGAGTATGGTTGAGTTGTCTCGCTGCGATAGCGTCAGTGCTGTGTGTAAGTCCGCCGTCAGTTTTGCTATTCAGCATTTAGGCATTGATCGATTAGCCGTTTTCCTTACCGATAAAAATTGCAGTTACATGCAAGGTACTTGGGGTACCGATATAAAAGGCGATATTGTCGATGAGTCTTATTATCGTTCAGAGCTGGTAGAGCGTGACATTGTGTCTGCAGCTCGTACTTACCCTAACCAAGTCGCTTTTGAAGAATCGGTCCCTATTTATCATGATTACAATATTGTCGGGGTTGGCTGGACGGCAATGACAATGCTCACCACAAATACAGGCGTTCCGATTGCGTTTATCGCTGCGGATAATTTGTTAACACGAAGCCCTTTAACTTCACAACTGCGTGAAGTGATACGTATCTTCGCCTCTAGCCTTGCTGAAGTCTTACAAAGAACCATGGCGCAAGAAGAGATCAAAAAGCTCAATGAAACCCTAGAACAAGAGGTTAGCAAGCGAACTCAAGAGCTTGAAAATGCGAATGAACAGCTCGATGTGATTTCTAAACTCGACCCGCTGACTCGTCTTGGTAACCGCCGTATGCTGTCACAAGTTTTAGATGATCTGAATTGTGAGGAACAAGGTGCATTTGCTACGCAGAATGAGGTCACCTTTGGGTTAATTCTTGTCGATCTTGACCATTTTGGTTTGTACAACAGTGTCTATGGCCATACTGAGGGGGATGTCGCTTTACGTGCCATTGGCAAGATACTGAGCACTCATGTTTACGGTGATCAAGAAACCTTCTGCCGTATCGGCGGTGAGGAGTTTATGTTGTTGATGATCGGCACCAATCACACAACAACAAAGCAGCGTGCAGAGTCGATTCGACAAAGTATTGAAGACGCAAAAATTCTCCATTGTAAAAGTAGCACTAGCCAATATTTAACCGCGTCTGTGGGTTATGCATCGATAACTTCGGATCAGCGCCAGTTCGATTTTGATTTGTTGTATGGC